TATGAGTTTAAGACTctaatgaaacattaaaattaaaattacaaaacaattacaaaatcattataatttacatttcataacataacattaatttgaattaaaatttgaaaggcattaattaaattttaaccattaaattttgaacattATTATCAggtatatgtaaaatttgaaaggcattaattaaatttcacgtaTACCTGATAATAatgtttaagaaattatatatatgcgtataggtatatataattatacatataattataatgcaTTATATAATCTTTGTTTAAAGCAACAAATGGTTAGAATAtaagttatattaattatagttaaatataagtgttaatataaagtaaatcaGTGAAGTGAATAAATTATGgagattttatatatacaaaacttcATCCATGCATAGTATATTATCAGAAGTAAACAAACCTGATGCAGTTTGAGGACATGGTTGTAACCGAAGGATTTACCACAGATGTCGCAAGTGTAAGGTTTCTCCCCGGTGTGCGTGCGGGTATGTACCTTCAGTTGCTTAGAGCATGTAAATCCCTTGCCACAGGACTTGCAAACGTATGGTTTTTCCCCGGTATGCGTGCGCATGTGTATTACCAACTGTCCGCTTTGAATGAACGTTTTCGAGCAGACTGTACACTTGTGTGGCCGTTCTCCGGTGTGAATTCGCATATGTCGATGCAGCTTACCACTATGTTCAAATGCACGTTCGCACACATCACACTTATAAGGCCGTTCTTTCGTATGTATACGACGATGCACGCTTAAATTCTCTTTTACGGAAAACGATTTACTACAATATTCGCATTGGTACGGTTTTTCACCAGTATGCGTACGATAATGTCTAGTCAATCGCGCAGGTACCGCGAAAGTTTTCCCGCAAATATTGCATCGGTAAGGATCTTCGCCTTCTTTACCGTGCGAACGGAGGTGGCTCTGATACAAACTCTTCTGATCAAAGACCTTTTGACACAGCAAACACTGGTACGTCTTCTCCTCGACGTTTGCCGATAGAGTCTCGCCACTGCAAGCTGGTGTGAACACGCTCAAATCCGGACTACATACGAGACTTTTCACCGGATTTACTGGCTCCACGGTTGATATCTCGCTGTTGACCGACATAGTCGTCGAATTTGTCATCTGTTTCGCTTGATAGTAACTCACCATTCTTCGCTACGAACGTATCAATCTGAAAGTAATGGAAGAAAACGATGGCTGATTTTTATAGAATAGgattttttaaagttattaaatttactataGAATATGGAATCACTGCAAATAGTTCGCAGTTGAAAAAAACTGTTTTAAAATTCGggtgaaaaatttattatttgaaaatgctattaataaataaattaaagtcatttattaaataaattaacatatttgtAGTGAGCCTtcgtaaatgtttatttcacttttcatAAACTGAAATAAACTGGATAAACTGAATTGAAGTAATGAAATCGAAAAATGATATCATTTTAAAGACAAGtgtaagtattatatttaGCTTTCAGTGTTacaatggaatttatttaCGTGACTTTGTCATGAAAACAAATGGCATGCTGCAACAATGTACATAACATTAAAAGCATTTCATAATGTTCAATAATTCAGTGCAcatgtattttttacaaattacaaatttcacaaagtaaattataaaaacggtaacgaatcaattttctataaaaaatattttaaaaagcatCGCTCAAAGTTACAATTAATCAACACAATATATAACAggtactttttaaatatatctatccagaaaaattttataatacaaaaaaagtataaatcttatatataatcaattataatcatgaaaattcatttaaaaggaagaaaaaaagaaaagaaaatgcaatatttttataatacagaaGTCATGATACAAAAGTTTTAGTCAATTTTGATCATCAAactacatttaaaaaaatataaatataaatacaatacgtCATCAAGTCGATTTACCTGtagaataataacaataacaataaagcATTTATTTGTACAGTGGAAGACTATTCTTGTGAGGTAGATCGACATGCAATAGATAAGAAGGAAACAGTAGGACGTTGCGTCGTCCTACGTGTGAACGCAACTGTGTCTAAACGCTTTGATTACGCGCTGCTTCGAAACACTGGGGTAATACGGCTCCGTTCCCCACCATTTGACTCTTTTCAAATCCTAAAAAAACGCCCACGAATCGTGCGACGCGCCGCCCCGTGGGTACACGCACGCTCACGCATCACATACGCGCACGCATCCTGCAATTTTAGCCCGTCCCCGATTTTACCGGGCCTATGATGGACCCGAACGTATTATCGACGCACCGAACCTGTCACACTCACTACCATTTCATTCcgtttatttagaaaaatacaatgatCATCTTAACCACTTACCAAAGATATTTTCCTACTAATTTATTTGCTATATAATACACCATTACTGTTGACTTTATGTTTTAAGAAGCTATATTTTTTGcttcattttgtattattgtgtaaaaagtaatttctaagattatttttattgattttagtAACAATCGttaacaaatatgaaatagaGAGTTTGCTAATTAGAATACACATTATCAATTTCgttctacaaatatttatatatatgaaagtaatgaaatttccattacACAATAGcctgaaataaaagttatcaTTTTAATCTGTTACGTactatatcaataaaattaagaatatttagatTAACATTTATTAGTATCTTTACAACCAAAGAtttatttaccatttattaattaagtaTTTCTCAATCAATTTCTTAAGAcatagtaataataatcttatctcaaacaaatttcgataaattttttatgaaatcgtGTAACAAGaccattttaaattttaattaatgccATCAGAGATACGCAGTAAAACAGCAGTAGCTCGACTgatcttaataaatatacatacatattaatctttcgagtaaaattaatttaatatattgctTGATGGCTATTTAAATAGCAAGACGTAATGGAAACGCTTGACatctaaatttctaatttaatagGAAAGCTTATTGAAGAAACCCGACATTGTTCGCACATTCGTACGAGGTCGTCGGTTCAGAATAGGTTAAGGCTGGGTTAAACCTGCACGCGCGGCTCTCAGTGAGGCAGTCGTCGCGGTCGGCGGTGGTGCAATACCGCGCCGCGGTAGAAACCGCCTACCACTGCCTCCACGTGTATTCGCCGCATTTTTTTATAGCGATCACCGACCTCGTGCAACTCGCCGCGCAGTAAGGACGTTGAGTTACATCACGAACCGCAGCTACATATCACCTCTCCTAAGCGAATCTAtcgtgatttttctttctttttatcacaAAGATATCCCCTCCCCCCACCTCAATCTCCTAtcctttttatcaatttcgcAACACTTCCAGGATACGGAAAATGCGATTGATCACGAAAAATAACGCCACTAGCGCGACCGAAGTTCGCGGCCAAGGAGAAAACTATCGATTTCAGAGTCAGCAATTTCTCGCTCTTTCCTCCACTTTCTTAATAatctttttcgaaaataaaaaaaaaaaaaaaaaaaatatttaattttgtattacatCTCAACATTGGCTgttcataaaaaaattgatcgagggttcaaattatcatttcttttaaattgtcactgattttacaattttttatataataaaattccagtACATATGTTAATCTAGCTAATTGAAAAGAATGTAAAGGAACTATGTTCAACTATCGTTTTCAATAGTCTTTAAAAATCCACAATATCAGAAGCctctattataaatttattgtttctcgTGGAATATATGACGCAGAAATGTCAAAATCTCCCACCTGTGAGGTTTTCGTTAAACCCTTCCACGGCCAAGAAATCCCACGTTCCAGCTCATCATCCTTTGGAGAAcaacgaataaacgaaataaggCGAGAGATCAGAACAGAAACGAATTACGGATGTTCTCTTTAACGCATATCACGTTTGTTTGTCACTTCTCACCAACTGAATGCCGACGAAAAACTCAAACTCGAAAACGAAACCAAAGGACCCTCAGGACACGGCCAATCGTACTGTGTAATGTTTACCGCCTGGCCATACCGAACGGCGACGGAAATCATCGATCATGACCGAAGTGCCGTGCTCGACCCTGCCCCTCCACTCTGGTTGCCCCCACTACTGCAACAACGGCGGCGACCTACAATTTAGGGCGAGTAAGTGCTTTTCGCAGCACGTGGAGGCAGCAGTCGTGGTTTCGGCCGACCCCGCGATACAAGCATGACAAAGACCGTCGGACAGACGGAGACATAGATATCTTCAGTCTATAGAGACTGAGACGCGTATTCTACACACGCATATGTGACGCCACCGTACGTTATGATAAGATTGATTAATCACAGATTTGTTATCATCGCtagaataatcaaaatatgtaTTCGGCTCGgggtttttattatttacgtcAAATCTAAGTAGTATTATATAGATGAACAGTTATTTCTATTTAGCAAATTTTTGagtaaaaaatgcaaaaattaataaataaacggtattaaaatacaacatcgttatattttaaaaataacaacttTTGTAAATACATGTATGAAATACTATATACATGTTAcaatgtgtgtatatatatatatatatatattatatataatcataaacattaaattgaaagaaataagatCTTTAATTCCCAATGTTTACATGcatgtattttgaaaaatacgaaatgtaaaatatttttataaaagtaaaaaatattagttatCAGGTATTCATATAGACCTGTAAATGCAAAAACATTAGCACATCGAAAAGGAGTGTTCATTAATGACGAGGAAAAGGCAGTCTGCATGATATTTAACAGCCGGTACAGGAAGCTGCCAGAGGTTAAATCCGGTCGACGTAGATGTGTTGGTGAATTCATGATCGGCGCGTGTattactttctctttctttctttcagtTTTCGTCACTAGTTGACTATCCTTGCCTTATCTGTCATTATTGTTTCCTCGGTATGTATCATTAGTTCTCTTTTCGTCGCGATGcacgaaaattttatcttttattttatcagaataaaattcgacaaatattttacctaAGATACttataaatttgtacatattaaaatttaacataattacTAAACAAACTTATGGAATTGAAGAAATTAGTCACGTTAGACAACAGATTAAAAAAAGGTTGAAGAGTCTAATGAGTTcattataagtatatattagcacgtaattaattataaatgagCAAATTTGTTGGATTTCGTGGTGATCATGCCTGGGACAAGTGCCGTGCGCTGTAACGATATTACTTTCGAACACAGGAGAGCAATGACCCACTGCGCGCGGTGCACGTGTGCCGAGTGGAAACCACGGCTGCTACCTCCGGACGGGGCATTGGACGCCGCGTGCGGTGGCAAGAACGACAGGGCTACACTGGTACTCCTCGCTTTTTGTGTAGTGGTGCCCCTGAGAGTCTGCGCTGGTGGTGTGTAGTGTGTAGACGATAGCAGTGACGGTAGCAACAACATCGTAtctaacaatattaaaatttcatcgaatgtTTCTGaatactttaatttctttcttcgttatttttgtCAATACATAAATAACctcaaaatgaaaatgaagatcAATGAAAACTTGTTTCCAATTCTGTTTGAATCCAGTTTGGTTTCAAAGATATCTAAGTAATTTTGCTGGTATAATTCAAAATAGAACATTATaagtttattcattttttaatactgcttaatattcttaaaatatttttgtatctcacaatatttttaatatgtttaatgtagtttcatattttttaaatatctcgttagaataatgtataaagtagATAAATCGGGGTTTACAAATGCATGTGTATATGCTGATTGTTTTAGTACAATTCAAAGCaaaatatgtttcttaatatttttgatattttatatgttatgtaatattgaaaatgatataacGATTCTAGTAcgatttattgattttttaatatctttttgcagttttgatatattttaataccttttttatatttctttatatcgtaatattcataatattacaatatatagtattttttcaatattgctaatattttattcattttacatgtaatatttaatgttattgaaataacttatctatacatatattggaTAAATTGAGagttataaattgtattaaattgtatatcaattttcaaaagtatttataactAGAACGTTATGATAGTGGTCCTTCATCGATACATATTCGTCGATTCAGGTAATAAGTCAGATAATAGATAGATAGGCTGACGTATATTTCTCCAAACCTGAATTTATCGCCGCCACATTATTATGCTTTCAAAATTGAACATtaagatagaaatatacatgaaataaatatacccAGGAGTTTACTACATTAGAAAAAGAACTACATCAAGTTGTTTTATCACAACTtttttttgaattaattttatcgcgtgttttgataatttttattgtgcTACAAGGAGCACTTTCGAAACATGTTTCCGGGTTCGAATTACGTCAAACcacattcaattattttacatacattcGGACTCGGAATCGTTATTGCGCATTCATATCTCTATTACAAAAAGAGATAACAATGGAATGCGAAGtacgtatgtattatataatacattaattaacGATACTTTTAAagcgtatttaaaatatgtcaACACTTTGTAACACGTGAATGTAGACAAAATTATCGTTTCAAATCTTAATTGTCATTTGCAACTGCATTATATTTTgaacaataatttactaatcgatggtaatttaatgataataatctaGCGAccaatatgtaattaaattataatttgcaaGTTATAGgcttttcttttacaattttgcaattttgccaaaaataattgataaattataaaatctttttatcacCAAACTTGCTGTcatagaagaaaatagattAGGATTAGCAATTCGTAATTTGCgtcttgtaaaattttgaataaagaatattttttaatgaaaagttTTTAGGGTGgcaaaagataaataatattagtcCAGTTATGTAACTCGAGTTAAATAATCTCAATTGAGAAAAATCACTAAATTGCATAATTACCAATTAGACATTATTATGAAACGTAAACCTGATAAACGATTGCATGgatcctcttttttttttactgttctACTAGCTATAATAACTGATAATATATtagctaataatattagtaaatagACAAGTTAGtatttatagattatatatgtatatatatatatttataactctGCAGTtttacgtcatatagtataaTCAAATTACcagtaatttgaaaaatttaattggaaatctAACTTCTTTTACACCAGATTTATTGttgttataagaaaaaaatgtattggTACTGATAACTAGTAGCTTgcgattttgtaaaatttcaatattaataccAGAAGTCCCCTAATATGGAACTATTCAAAATTCATTCTACCTAAAGTGATTGATAAAACATAAaacttatttagaatatttaatttcttttatcgtcaTATCTATTAATGCCGCAGAggagaattaattgaaatcgatAGTTTATAACTTGTGActagaaaaatgaagaaacatgtatttttatttctcttcgttccttaataaaaagtttttttttttttgtaaaaaaagataaataatttttttcacgaTATGTATAACAATAACATATCAAATTAAGAGCATAAGGTGCCATTAGTGCAATATACGAGCCTGTGGAGGCACGTGGGTCAACACGACTTACGTGGCTTAAACACACGCAGTGTCGGGGTCGCGGCGAGATCGACAAGGATTCCAGTTCCGAGACGTCGCGTCGAAGGTACAAGAGGTCGGGCGATGGTTGGTGGGGCTATGGACCAAATAGAAATCTCGAGGGTAGGGAGGCAAGAGTAGTGGGGTTACGGTCGAGGTAGCAATCAACTCTAGAGCGATGTCGTACCTTGACCAATCTTAACGCGACTTGTTTTAAGCTATGCCAGCGGCGACCTTAGAAATGACTCGCGATCGTGCTGAAACCAAAATGGCaaagggaagagaaaacaTAACCTGgttcatttgtttttattttattgaccACCGCGTCTTGCCGGTCTTTCACCGTCCTGTAGATTGAAAAGTTGAGACGAAAGTTGACATATCAATCCATTGTATACAGACAAGATCGATAAAACATCTTAATTGAAGATAATAAGTCGCATATTTTGGGTTTTACAGgggtacaattttaaaatttatcgcaCTCCTAGTTAATCTGTAACTACAGTGCGATATTACACCTTTTATTTCGGATTAGATACCAGTATATTTTTGtcattatttagaatatttcaagtttaagTTTAGTATTCATTTTTAACCATCAAGTAGCATAAAAATTTGGAACTCAGTAAAAATTGACTTGTGTCTTTTTCTGTGTAATCTCAAATCAaattgcggatgtttatgtaattttatatttttataaacatagttaaaaatatgaaatctacATAGAGATTCTTTTacctgttaaatattatactaacttgagtactatactttgaatatttcatatatttttgcatattgtattgtattctGTGTAGCTTGTGCCttgaaatttctcataaatgtttagaaaatatcaaatgtttCTAACTATAATACGCTGCAtagatatatacaaaatatgggCATAggtcattttttttaaagcttaaatatatcataagtaaatatcgaaagtatcAATTTTAATCCTTATTTAGAACTAACCTATAGTataagaaatcaaaatttctgAAGCTATTATTTTTTTGACGGTATCTTAATTCCTAGATCGATATAAAGTCGGTATCGATTTCGGTCGGTATAGATCGGTATagattttatagtaattaaaatcttaTGTTTCGTTGAAAACAGTCTAtagtgtatttttattattaattttcattatacaaaTACTTACCAATAACGAATTACAATATACTTAACATCTAgattagaattatattttacaagagATTTTggtaaagaattttattaattttaggaAAACCTAATCTGTGCCAATACTATTGTTGAATACcgtatgtttatatatttatggaaataagGTAAAGCTCTAAAAAATGTACTAACTGTGTTTGTTGACCAATGCTTAGTTCTAATTGATACGATAACTCAAAATAAGTgacacaaaattatatattctaatcATATATTCTAAATCAATTCTATCAAGacatattcttatatttattttgtatcagTATAGTGATGGAGCTTAATTTCGAAAACAATCGTAAAAGGAGTTAGACATTTCTTTTTGATCATTGTATTTAAATCAACCGATTAGAATAACCGGTTTGgtattattcgtatttcttatttcgaaatattcttatgaatatggttatatttcgaataaatatatattaacagttatataaattcaataagttaataataaagttagtagaaatttttcattcaaatatttgttatcaAAATTGCGCAACAATTTACAAACTAACGATATTAGTGAATTGATAAATTGGGAATTTTAGATTATGGATTTCCTTTCAcacaaatttgtaaaatttacttataaaatttcacatgTTTGATTGTCAAACctagtttgttttatttgtttgttattttttgtTGTGTTATccaaaagaatattattctttagtctatttatttataaataagtgTTACGAAAAAAACATTTGCCAATCTTTATAACTATTGGTTCATCAAAATAAGAATAcatatcaattataaaatctattttattttattatacaatctaaaattgtttatgaaaattaatctatgattaattaattaatttatataactcTATATGCTTGatatttcaggaaatttaattaatgtgaCGTTATTTTATGATGTACTTATAGTCAACATATAAGATGTAGGGAAAAGAAGGGATAAGAGATCAAAGGAGGTCAAATCAGCAAGGACATGTTAAGTAGAAAGTGGAAAGTATTTCTAAAGTCAATGACTCCACACCACGTGCAACAATGTATACCACCAACTGCACTACGCACTATATTACATTTCAAGGTCGTATGGATACCAACATGACATTGTCTAGCTTTCTCTTCCGTATTCATCTCTTTCTCGCGTTACATAATCTAAAAGTTACGTGCTATACCTGGGTGAAAATAGCATGACactatacattttttgtttgCTTAGTAtgcgattaataaaatataatcgataaaaaaagttatatttcaCTCCATTCTATTGAACACATTGAATTGTACTATTTGTATCGGTTATATTgtcatttattcaaaaattgaGATACCTTTGCTTGATTTTACGAATGTACCTATCAATTTAACTTGTATCTTACTTAACCATTAACATCATATGTTagatgtttttaaaaaaaaaaaaaagagaatgaagAGATAtgatttgttatataaataattgattattaattaattagaaaatatattttgtaagaaatgtcattttttttataacatataagtaattataattgtttagTGAGTTATTGTCTTTTACAATcaaaacgtttctttctttttttttcaaaaaaaaatgGGTTCTGTTAAAAAAGAACCTACCAGCATACAGATCAAAGCAACAAAACAATGGTTAATTTAGCGATTTTCTACTATGTATTTCGAAAAAGGCTTGTTTTAGTAATATTTCTATCACTTCgattaatgtataattaatttgaaaaagtaatttcaatttataatgtGATTCTGTATTCTGTATTActgtaaaattgtatacaatatcttttatcgtttattaaaattataaaaattatttactcatattgcaattttccttataatattaaaattgactTTCAATCTACAGATAttcattttccgttttataagCAGTAACCGATATTGAAACGTCTATTactaatttcaattaattaaatttatgttgttagtttaaattaaattatgagaTTATTGATAactatatacatgtatatatgtcaTATACATAACACAGGCCTGTacacaattatattaaaacatagaGGCGAGTGTCCGCCGAGTGATGACAAAAAGATTAATATGGTGACAACATCGGACATCGTTCTGCGCAAACGCGAGAGGTTTcggtttctttgaaatataattaacattcaCTAGCTAGTTATGTTTCTGTTACTAAAACAATCATGATAAATCCAGACAAAGCTATAAAacgaaatgttatatattttttaaattaagaatgGACGAAGTACAGAACAAACGTGACATATAGTGTTTTTTCGTGCTTCATGTTTTGAGGCTCATCTGACCCTTTTACCATTTTCGTGCCACATGCGACGTTATCGATTCGGTACATAGTGCCGGTTTgaattaaaactaaataaagtttatatatatatgaaattataaataagatatagAATAAGATATGCCATAATCGCAATGAAGTCTGTGTTTTACACGCTGTCAAAGTAATGAGTTAGTTAAATGATTCGTTTAATTAGTTTCAAAACTTAAAGTTGTAATTTCGTGTATTTAACACacaaaaatgtgaatttcttaatcttttctattttcatatttctattctaaaatcaattattaattatatattaccaAACATAGGTAGTGTGACTCACAAAAaaccaataaaaaaaaaagcaaaaaggtCGCCAAAAATCTTGCTTCTATAGAAAAATACCAATCTAATACATCGATCTTCACAAATATGCTAAAACTAAACAAACGATgtgatttcaaataaaacttgaCAATAACGCTTAAAACTAACGACGAAACTTAAAGCTAAGACTTAAAAGTAGAGCTTAAGACTAAGGCTTAGAACTAGGACTTAAAACCATTTGTTCCAA
This genomic window from Bombus pyrosoma isolate SC7728 linkage group LG4, ASM1482585v1, whole genome shotgun sequence contains:
- the LOC122566503 gene encoding zinc finger protein 180-like produces the protein MVSYYQAKQMTNSTTMSVNSEISTVEPVNPVKSLVCSPDLSVFTPACSGETLSANVEEKTYQCLLCQKVFDQKSLYQSHLRSHGKEGEDPYRCNICGKTFAVPARLTRHYRTHTGEKPYQCEYCSKSFSVKENLSVHRRIHTKERPYKCDVCERAFEHSGKLHRHMRIHTGERPHKCTVCSKTFIQSGQLVIHMRTHTGEKPYVCKSCGKGFTCSKQLKVHTRTHTGEKPYTCDICGKSFGYNHVLKLHQVAHYGEKVYKCTLCHETFGSKKTMELHIKTHSDSSVTGSPRDSPIEPEIEISQANSVGTASDKENRKTEEPIDDAAAYDDTPRDFPYYMYSREQYSQPLLMPSEDRAFQTTSVVPVEQSHLFLYPEVSPTYTGLGIQSNEFVSDCSSLLNLPGNDARRRVEAALEAVEEERQREYGIRIEREPILTPPSSNPVSPVPSPDPLDLAIPVRETLILPPRKRCKMILESMESERNGLIASQRQNSVIQFAKAS